ATGTGCGTATTTTGGACGGAACATCCCGTTTATATATTTTGGGCAATTGACTCTCAAAATTGGGTATTTTGGTACAACTCCCATACTAATTATTTTATTTACATATCATTAGCGGCGCCTTCCCTAATATTAATGTAATGGAATTGGTAGGTAAAtattattgataaataattagAATCCCAGAACCCTAAATTATGTCAAAATACATTGAATGCATATGAAATATTAGTTATATagttattattatcattattatcatAAAGCAACTAAAACAACAATTatatgaaaatttaaaaaataggGTAGAACAATTTAACAAATTAACCAGATACTAATTATTTTATTTACATACCATTGGCGTCTTCCCTGATATGCCGGATAGCATGCCAGCCTTCCATAATCCCTTGAATTTACTGAGTGGCATGTCAAGGGAGACAAGATTTGGTGGACAAAAAGTAGAAGGCAAATACTTCCACGAACATTTGTGCCACCTAATGCACCTTAATTTGGGAAGCAAATTGTCAAAACTTCCTCTAATGTCGTCAGCTTCAACTATTTGAAGTAGTCTCAGGTTGGACATCCGTTCAAATATTATTGTTCTCATTTGTCGGTCGGCCGAAGTTGTTAAGTCTAATACGAGGCCCTCAACATTAATTTTTCCCTGAtcattatataaataatataattttaaaagacTGTGGTAATGATGCTAACATAGCACAAGAATTCTGAATAGTTCCTGATAGTGAATTAAATGCGGGTTGTTCATTTTAGCGTGTCTTAAGACTGACTACAAGTGGGATAGTATTTTCATTTTGATTACCTCTAGATTTTGCAATTCCTTCCACGCGTATCCTCTCAAGAACAAGCGTGTAGTCTTCCCAAGTTCCCTTCCCATGTATTGGATAAGATTATGCATCTCAAAGTTATTCCATTTGTCAATTGTCGGTAGACAACTGTCCACTAGATATGATATTCCAACCGCGGGAAAGAAACCACAAGATTTGAATACATCAGTAGCCTCATCTTTGTCCTTTCCGATGAAGAAGAATGCTATATCGAGAAAAATTGCCTTCTGCATCTCGTCCTCTAATTCATCGTAGCTCAGTTGAAGGATTTTCTGTATATCATTCTTCGGGATTGCTTTAACTTTTTCAAGCTTTTCTTTCCAGAATAACTCATCAGTCCAACCTAGTAAAGATGAACCCAACACTTTAAGAGCTAATGGAAGACCGCCAGCATGAGTTACAAAGCTTTGTGAAGGCATGAGAACTAAAGAGCTTCAATGAATCATCTTTTGCAAGTGCCTTCACCATGTATATATCTATTTTTGATATAACAGCTTTTAATTTATTCAGAAGGTTTACATCTCTTGTCGTAATTATAATTCTACTTCCAGCTGAGAAGAAGTTGCTAAGACTTGCGAGCAATTCTGGACTCTGTGTTTGGTCCAAATCATTAAGAATGATTAGAGCTGTCTTAGAATGAAGAATTTGCTTCAATTTTCTTATTTTACCTTCAATGTCCATAACCTTATAGTTCTTCTTTCTGAGAAGATCATTTAAGAGTTGCTCGAGTGGAAGTAGAGAAGTACCTCCTTGTGAGTACTGCTTACAGTTTTCATTAAAGCATCTAATCTCAAATTTATTGAAATTTTCGTTGTAAAAATTTCTGGCAATTGTAGTTTTCCCAATTCCGCCCATCCCACAGATGCCAATGGCACGTACATCATTACAGTCCATGCTTAGTTTTTGATATATTTCTTCAACAGCAGAATCTATCCCGAATAATTTTTCATGGTGTGATGCTGTTGTAAACACCCTTGTTGCTACATTCTCCACAATTTTTTGGATGATGTCCGATTCTTTCCTGTATCATTAAGACAGAATTATGATTCTATCAGTTAAAATATACATCATATCCCTGCTTGCACAAACAATTGTATTCAACCATAAGCATAAAAATACCAAGGAGAAAACACAATAAATTCAGTATGGAGAGAGGCTCATGATTTTTGTCTCTGCTTGTTTGAAGTAAAATAACTTAATCTAGGAAAATTACTTCCAATCTTGTATTTTCATGGTGAAAATGTTTAATTATCTATTTAGTTGGTGCATATAATCAAATCctaattattttcaaaagtttttGAGTAGATATATAGATTGTAATGACATAGTAACTCATACAACACAAAATACCATTTCTTGAAGAATTAAAAAATGGACTTACTCATATGCTTCTTTTATCAGATGGTGTCCTGAAAGCTGAGCAATTACAGAAAGAGCTGATTTCCACTTGGCAATCATATCAACGGAACAACGCTTTTTATGGCAATCAAGAGCTTTCCTAAAACTCCCTTTCTGGTGCCGAATATCTGATGGATCAACATAGCAAAATACAGGAACCACCTGATTTTTCGTTCTATCACACTTAAGGATCTCCGCAAGCTCGTCAAGGCACCATCGTGAACGGGCATAGTTCTCTGAGAGAACAGCAATAAACATGTTTGAATTTCTAATTGCATCAAGTAGACTGGGTGAAATTTCTTGGCCCCTTTCAAGTGCATGATCATCTTTGAATGTTCGAATACCAGCCTGATTTAAAGCAAAGTAAAGATGTGAAGTAAAGTTATTGCGAGTATCCTTTCCATGAAAGCTCAGGAAGACATCCCAAGTAAGT
This sequence is a window from Apium graveolens cultivar Ventura chromosome 9, ASM990537v1, whole genome shotgun sequence. Protein-coding genes within it:
- the LOC141687160 gene encoding disease resistance protein Roq1-like isoform X1 encodes the protein MAGIRTFKDDHALERGQEISPSLLDAIRNSNMFIAVLSENYARSRWCLDELAEILKCDRTKNQVVPVFCYVDPSDIRHQKGSFRKALDCHKKRCSVDMIAKWKSALSVIAQLSGHHLIKEAYEKESDIIQKIVENVATRVFTTASHHEKLFGIDSAVEEIYQKLSMDCNDVRAIGICGMGGIGKTTIARNFYNENFNKFEIRCFNENCKQYSQGGTSLLPLEQLLNDLLRKKNYKVMDIEGKIRKLKQILHSKTALIILNDLDQTQSPELLASLSNFFSAGSRIIITTRDVNLLNKLKAVISKIDIYMVKALAKDDSLKLFSSHAFTKLCNSCWRSSISS